The Planctomycetota bacterium DNA window GCCGGAGTCGCTCCGATGGGCTACACTTCCCGGGGCTGATCGGGAGGGACCTTCATGCGGATTCTCACGCGCGGCGACCTCGACGGGCTGACGAGCTCGGTCCTTTTGACGCTGGCGGAAAAGATCACCGAGATCCGGTTCGCGCACCCCAAGGACGTACAGGACGGCAAGGTGCCCTGCGACGCCGAAGACATCGTGGTGAATCTTCCGTACGTCAAGGGATGCGGGATGTGGTTCGATCACCACGTCTCGGAGGAAGCCAAGCTCGACGACATCGGTCCGTTCAAGGGGCGATTCGCCGTGGCGCCGAGCGCCGCGCGCGTGGTGTACGACTACTACCGCAAGCCCGAATTCGACCGCTTCAAGGAGCTCCTCGAGGCCACGGACCGGCTGGACAGCGCTCAGCTCACGCGGGACGACGTGGCGAACCCGAAGGGCTGGATTCTTCTGGGCTATACGCTCGATCCGCGCACGGGGCTCGGTCCGGAGTTCCAGAAGTACTTCCGCTGGCTCGTCGAGTACGTCAAGGAAGTGCCGATCGAGAAGATTCTTCAGCATCCGGAGGTGAAGAAGCGCTGCGACCGGGTGCTCCGGGAGCAGGAGGAGTTCACGCAGCTTCTGCGGGCGAACTCCCGGCTGGACGGGAACGTGGTGATCACGGATTTCCGCAACGTCCAGAATCCGCCGGTCGGCAATCGGTTCCTGATCTACACGCTTTATCCGCAGGCCAACGTCGAGGTGCGGATCTTCTGGGGGAAGGAGCGCAGGACCGTCAACGTCGCCGTGGGACACAGCATCTTCAACCGCACCTGTTCGGTGAGCTGCGGAGAGCTGTGCGCGCGGTACGGAGGGGGCGGCCACTTCGGAGCGGGCACGTGCCAGCTCGATCCCGCGCGGGCGGAGGCCCAGATCGCCGAGATCGTTTCGGTGCTGAAGGCGGGGGGCGCTCCCCCGGCGGACGCCGCGCCCGTTCGGACGAAAAAGGCGGCGCCGCGGAAGAAGGCCGCGTCGAAGAAGAAGGCCGGCGCCCGCAAGGCGCCGAAGGCGAAGGTCCGCCGGCGGGCCCGTCAGCGGTAGAGAAGGAAGCGCCGCCGGATTTCGAGGAACCGCTGGAGCTCCTCCCGCCAGGAGCGCTCGATCTCGGCGGGGGCACGTCCGGCGCGGATCGCGTCCTCGATGTCCCGCCGCCCGATCATTTCGGCCGCCCGGCCGAAGGAGAACGCGCCCCGGTGGCGCCGGTGAAGCGCGTCGAGCGCGTGAAGCGCCGCCGTCACCGGCCGATAGGCCTTCCGGTCGGCGATCTCGACTTCGAAGCCGCGGCACTCTTCGTTCGTGTACGGGTAGCGCGGCAGGCCCGGCTGGGGCTCGGGCCGGAAGACGACCGGCTTGAAGCGCACCCCGGCGAGTCCGCGTCCGTTGAGCTCCTCGCAGAGTCCTCGTTCGTCGATCCACGGGGCTCCGTACCGCACGAAAGGGTTCGGGGTGCCGCGGCCGACGGAGAGGTTCGTTCCTTCCAGGGCGCCCAGGCCGGGATAGGAGAGGGCCGCCTCGAGCGAGCGCATGTTGGGCGAGGGGTTGACCCAGGGGAGGCCCGTTTCGTCGAAGAACATCGACCGCCGCCAGCCCTCCAGGGGGACGACGGTGAGGCGCGCGCCGATCTTGAATTCCTCGTTGTAGAGACGCGCCAGCTCCCCCACGGTCATGCCGTGCCGGGTGGGCAGGGGGAAGTATCCGATGAACCGGCCGCGGAGGGCTTCCTCGAGCACGGGTCCCTCCACGACGTCGCCCCCGATGGGATTGGGCCGGTCGAGGACGACGACGTCCTTGCCGTTCTCGCGGGCGGCCTCGAGGACGAGCGCAAGGGTGGTGATGTAGGTGTAGAAGCGCGCCCCGACGTCCTGCAGATCGAAGACGAGGACGTCGAGCTCCTGGAGCATGTCGGGAGTGGGCTTGCGGGTCTTGCCGTAAAGGCTGTGGATGGGGATTCCCGTGCGTTCGTCGCGGCCGCTTTCGATGGCCGGCTGGTCGAGGTTCGCGCGCAGCCCGTGCTCGGGGGCCAGGAGCGCGACGAGCCGGACTTCGGGCGCGGAGGCGATCAGGTCGATGGCCGACCGGCCGCGGGCGTCGATCCCGGTGGGGTTGGTGACGAGTCCCACGCGGCGGCCGCGCAGCGGGGCGAAGCCGTCGCGGACGAGCCCGTCGAGGCCGCTCCGGACGGGGGGGTCGGGCGCCTGGACGAGGGCGGCCAGGAGGATCGCGACCACGCCGGGCCTCAATCCGCGCCGCCCGTGTCGGCGTCCTCGTCCACGGGGGCGACCTCGGCGGCCACCCGCTCGGGGGGCGTGACGGCGAGGCAATAGACGAGGACGTCGTGCACGCGGCCGGCGAAGTCGATCGCGTGCTGAGGGAGCGTGGCCACGCACTCGAAATCGAGATCCTCGAAGAGCGCGCGGGCGCCCTTCTGGACGTCGAGCACCTCGGCGTGCAGGAGCGCCACGCGCAGGGCGGGCGCCAGGTCGATGAATTCCCGGATGAGGGCCCGCGCCAGGCCCCGGCGGCGGAACTCGGGGTCCAGGGTGATGCGGATCTTGGCGACGTGGCGCGACCAGCCGCGGCGGTCGCGGTGAAGCGTGGCGTCGGCGACCACGCGGCGGCCGTCGAAGGCGAGGAGGGGGAGGATGTTCTCGTAGTTGAGGTTGCGGATCCAGCCCTGGATGACGGCGGGCCGCGTCACGTCGTCCTTGAACAACCGGCGCTCGTCCACGGGAATGCGCCGGAAGAAGTCCACCAGCGCCGACTCGTCTTCGGGCCGCAGGGGGCGCACCGTGAGCCCGCCGGCCAGGGACTTCGGATAGCGCGAGAGGGCCGTCGTGGTTGTCGTCATGGTTCGGATTGTACCTTCGGGAGCGTAGGCGGTTCAACGGCGCCGTCGCGGTTGACTCCGGGAGGAAGACGCTGTTAAGATCCGCGCGGCATGAACCGGGACGCGCTGGGAAAGGCACGGCGGCTGGTGGTCAAGGCCGGGACGCGGACGATTCTGGACGAGGCGCAGCGGCCGGACCTGGGGACCCTGCGGCGGCTGCTCGGGGAAATGGTGGAGCTCAAGAAGTCCGGGCGCGGCGTAGTCTTCGTCTCCTCGGGAGCGATCGGGACGGGCCTGGGGCCGCTGGGGCTTTCGCGCCGTCCGGAATCGATCCCGGAGCTTCAGGCGGCGGCGGCGGTGGGGCAGTCGCTCCTCATGCAGGTCTATAATGGGATTCTGGAACCTCTGGGGTATTCGGTCGCGCAGATCCTGCTGACGCACGAGGACTTTCAGGACCGGCGGCGGTACCTGAACGTGCGGAACCTCCTGGCGGTGCTCGAGGGCAAGAGCGTGCTTCCGGTGATCAACGAGAACGACGCGGTGGGGGTGGAGGAGATCCGGTTCGGCGACAACGACATCCTGGCGGGGCTCGTGGCCAACGCGACGGACGCGGACGTGACGGTGCTTCTGTCGGACGTGGAGGGCTTCTACGTGGACGGAGCGCTTCAGGCGGAGGTGCGGGAGGTGACTCCGCAGATCGAGGCCGCGGCGGGGGGGACGTCGGGGCTCGGCAGCGGGGGGATGGCGTCCAAGGTCCGCTGCGCCAAGACGGTGACGGCGGCGGGGGGATGCCTGCTGCTGGTACACGGCAAGAAGGTGACGCTCCGGGAGGCGCTCGAGGGAAAGGCGGGGACGCTTTTTCTTCCGACGGGGACGCGTCTGGACCACCGCAAGCGGTGGATCGCGCACACGCTGAAGGCCGCGGGGGCGCTGACGGTGGACGAAGGGGGCGCGCGGGCGCTGGTGCGCCACGGCCGGAGTCTCCTGGCCGTGGGAATTACGGGATGCGAGGGGGATTTCGACGTGGGGGATTGCGTGATCGTGCGGGATCCGTCGGGAGCGGCGATCGCCAAGGGGCTGGTGAATTATCCGGCGGCGGACGTGCGCCGGATCCTGGGGCGGCGGACGGACGAGATCGAGCGGGTGCTCGGCTACCGGTCGTTCGACGAGATCATTCATCGCGACAACCTGGCGCTTGTGTCGTAGGGGGCGTCGGGGTCGACGAGGAGGCGCGTATGGGCAGCCTGTACGAAGACGTGGCCCGGCGGGCGAAGGAGGCGGCGGTGGAGCTTCGCCGCACGAGCGCGGCGCAGCGGACGGCGGCGATCCGGGCGATGGCGGCGCGGCTGCGGTCGCGCGCGGGGGAGGTTCTGGAAGCCAACCGGGCGGACGTTCAGGAGGCCAAACAGGCGGGGCTGGGGGAAGCCAAGCTGGATCGCCTGAAGCTGGACGAGAAGCGCCTCGAGGAGGTCGCGCGGGGTCTGGAGGCGGTGGCGGCGCTTCCGGACCCGGTGGGAAAGGTGGCGGACGAGCGGCGGGGGCCCACGGGGATCCGCGT harbors:
- a CDS encoding exopolyphosphatase encodes the protein MRILTRGDLDGLTSSVLLTLAEKITEIRFAHPKDVQDGKVPCDAEDIVVNLPYVKGCGMWFDHHVSEEAKLDDIGPFKGRFAVAPSAARVVYDYYRKPEFDRFKELLEATDRLDSAQLTRDDVANPKGWILLGYTLDPRTGLGPEFQKYFRWLVEYVKEVPIEKILQHPEVKKRCDRVLREQEEFTQLLRANSRLDGNVVITDFRNVQNPPVGNRFLIYTLYPQANVEVRIFWGKERRTVNVAVGHSIFNRTCSVSCGELCARYGGGGHFGAGTCQLDPARAEAQIAEIVSVLKAGGAPPADAAPVRTKKAAPRKKAASKKKAGARKAPKAKVRRRARQR
- the proB gene encoding glutamate 5-kinase gives rise to the protein MNRDALGKARRLVVKAGTRTILDEAQRPDLGTLRRLLGEMVELKKSGRGVVFVSSGAIGTGLGPLGLSRRPESIPELQAAAAVGQSLLMQVYNGILEPLGYSVAQILLTHEDFQDRRRYLNVRNLLAVLEGKSVLPVINENDAVGVEEIRFGDNDILAGLVANATDADVTVLLSDVEGFYVDGALQAEVREVTPQIEAAAGGTSGLGSGGMASKVRCAKTVTAAGGCLLLVHGKKVTLREALEGKAGTLFLPTGTRLDHRKRWIAHTLKAAGALTVDEGGARALVRHGRSLLAVGITGCEGDFDVGDCVIVRDPSGAAIAKGLVNYPAADVRRILGRRTDEIERVLGYRSFDEIIHRDNLALVS
- a CDS encoding DUF1343 domain-containing protein, whose product is MVAILLAALVQAPDPPVRSGLDGLVRDGFAPLRGRRVGLVTNPTGIDARGRSAIDLIASAPEVRLVALLAPEHGLRANLDQPAIESGRDERTGIPIHSLYGKTRKPTPDMLQELDVLVFDLQDVGARFYTYITTLALVLEAARENGKDVVVLDRPNPIGGDVVEGPVLEEALRGRFIGYFPLPTRHGMTVGELARLYNEEFKIGARLTVVPLEGWRRSMFFDETGLPWVNPSPNMRSLEAALSYPGLGALEGTNLSVGRGTPNPFVRYGAPWIDERGLCEELNGRGLAGVRFKPVVFRPEPQPGLPRYPYTNEECRGFEVEIADRKAYRPVTAALHALDALHRRHRGAFSFGRAAEMIGRRDIEDAIRAGRAPAEIERSWREELQRFLEIRRRFLLYR
- a CDS encoding GNAT family N-acetyltransferase — translated: MTTTTTALSRYPKSLAGGLTVRPLRPEDESALVDFFRRIPVDERRLFKDDVTRPAVIQGWIRNLNYENILPLLAFDGRRVVADATLHRDRRGWSRHVAKIRITLDPEFRRRGLARALIREFIDLAPALRVALLHAEVLDVQKGARALFEDLDFECVATLPQHAIDFAGRVHDVLVYCLAVTPPERVAAEVAPVDEDADTGGAD